A region of Argentina anserina chromosome 5, drPotAnse1.1, whole genome shotgun sequence DNA encodes the following proteins:
- the LOC126794096 gene encoding bidirectional sugar transporter N3-like has product MTSSTAHSPLAFAFGILGNIVSFIVFLAPVPTFYRVYKKKSTEGFQSIPYVFALFSATIWIYYASLKTDEMLLITINGFGCVIETIYIAMYIAYAPKQARKNTLRLLLLINFGGFCLILLLSHFLAQGPTRVKVLGWVCVAFSVSVFAAPLSIMRLVIRTKSVEFMPFSLSFFLTLSAIMWLFYGLLLKDLYVAAPNILGFSFGVVQMILYAVYRNNKTVILDGEKLPEHKTADEIVKQINITVLPTEIQVQVKEEAVSPAHEQSDSCDNHEQSEHDQRQHVPQPCQVDAQGADLISNKQVPVLVQCEV; this is encoded by the exons ATGACGTCGAGTACTGCTCACTCTCCTCTGGCTTTTGCCTTTGGCATTCTTG GTAACATTGTTTCCTTCATCGTGTTTCTAGCTCCAGT GCCAACATTTTACAGGGTGTACAAGAAGAAATCAACGGAAGGATTTCAGTCAATTCCATATGTATTTGCACTCTTCAGTGCAACGATCTGGATTTACTATGCATCCCTTAAAACTGACGAAATGCTTCTTATCACCATCAATGGCTTCGGTTGCGTCATCGAAACCATCTATATTGCAATGTACATTGCATATGCACCAAAGCAAGCTAGG AAGAACACCTTGAGGCTGCTGCTTCTTATAAATTTTGGGGGATTTTGCTTGATTCTTCTTTTGTCTCACTTCCTAGCACAAGGGCCAACTCGGGTTAAAGTTCTGGGATGGGTTTGTGTAGCTTTCTCTGTCAGTGTATTTGCAGCACCTTTAAGCATCATG AGATTGGTAATTCGCACCAAGAGCGTAGAATTCATGCCGTTTTCTCTTTCCTTCTTTCTCACCCTCAGTGCCATCATGTGGCTCTTCTATGGTTTACTCCTTAAAGATCTCTATGTTGCG GCCCCAAACATACTTGGTTTCAGCTTTGGTGTGGTTCAGATGATACTGTATGCAGTCTACAGAAACAACAAGACGGTTATTTTGGACGGGGAGAAGCTACCAGAGCACAAAACAGCTGATGAAATTGTGAAGCAGATCAACATCACGGTTTTGCCTACTGAAATACAAGTACAAGTGAAGGAAGAGGCCGTAAGCCCCGCCCATGAGCAAAGCGACAGTTGTGACAATCATGAGCAAAGCGAACACGACCAACGTCAGCATGTTCCACAGCCATGTCAGGTTGATGCTCAAGGAGCCGACTTGATCTCTAATAAGCAAGTCCCAGTACTTGTTCAATGCGAAGTTTGA
- the LOC126794098 gene encoding bidirectional sugar transporter SWEET10-like — protein MAIHHPLTLAFGLLGNIISFMVFLAPMPTFYTIFKKKTTEGFQALPYVVALFSCMLWIYYALLKEDATFLITINSVGCVIETAYLAIFLFYAPKMARISTVKLLLLLNVFGYGLMLLLTLFLAKGEKRLKVVGWICLVFNLTVFAAPLCILKKVIRTKSVEFMPFPLSFFLTLGAVMWFFYGFLLKDYNIAFPNILGFIFGIAQMVLYLVYKNANKKVLLEEPSKVQELSDHIIEVMKISTMVCPDLSPVILQPNGIDIIEVVLDPNNIVKEIKTEETKEDTDDASTKV, from the exons ATGGCCATTCATCACCCGTTGACTTTGGCTTTTGGCCTCTTAG gCAACATCATCTCCTTTATGGTTTTCCTTGCTCCAAT GCCAACATTTTATACAATCTTCAAGAAGAAAACAACTGAAGGGTTTCAAGCACTGCCATACGTGGTGGCACTCTTCAGCTGCATGCTGTGGATTTACTATGCGCTGCTTAAAGAAGACGCCACATTTCTCATCACAATCAACTCGGTTGGTTGCGTCATTGAGACTGCTTACCTTGccattttccttttctatgcCCCCAAAATGGCTAGG ATCTCAACCGTGAAACTTCTGCTGTTGCTCAACGTATTCGGATATGGCTTGATGCTTCTCCTGACTCTCTTTCTTGCGAAAGGTGAAAAACGTCTCAAGGTTGTGGGGTGGATCTGTCTTGTCTTCAATCTAACCGTGTTCGCAGCACCCCTTTGCATCTTG AAAAAAGTGATACGGACCAAGAGTGTTGAGTTCATGCCATTTCCTCTTTCATTTTTCCTGACACTGGGTGCAGTCATGTGGTTCTTCTATGGTTTTCTGCTCAAGGACTACAACATAGCT TTTCCAAACATACTGGGGTTCATCTTCGGGATTGCGCAAATGGTGCTGTACTTAGTGTACAAGAATGCTAATAAGAAAGTACTTCTGGAGGAGCCAAGTAAGGTTCAAGAGCTATCAGACCATATTATTGAGGTGATGAAGATCAGCACCATGGTGTGTCCCGACCTGAGTCCAGTGATTCTTCAGCCTAATGGCATTGATATCATTGAAGTAGTACTTGACCCAAATAATATTGTCAAGGAAATCAAGACTGAAGAAACCAAGGAAGACACGGATGATGCCTCCACTAAAGTTTAG
- the LOC126794095 gene encoding LOW QUALITY PROTEIN: RNA pseudouridine synthase 7-like (The sequence of the model RefSeq protein was modified relative to this genomic sequence to represent the inferred CDS: inserted 1 base in 1 codon), with product MKRKIEEMDIVWQSPANPPERKDYIFRNGWRHVRPYYFEFIAHVKNRWAGKTIVDLFTDEFKGRNRDYYISAVKCGRIQVDGQLVPVSFIVKPSQKIXHFLHRHEPPVMTWDVNILKTEPDVVTICKPASIPVHPCGQYRKNTVVGILQAEHGLAPLFPIHRLDRLVSGLLILARSAAQADIFRQQIEGGMVHKQYIARVIGEFPDEEQVVDANINHNAREGRSSAEVGDSCGNAHRKGKTACTKFTRISTNGIQSIVLCEPVTGRTHQIRVNLQHTGHPIANDSLYLSKHVSDRSAEGMGADRAAANSDHSPASGIGEIKYNSHEDSSEEFSIDPMCTNCPSLAPKGYDYHEEALWLHCFRYSGPGWVYECPSPDWASLG from the exons ATGAAGAGGAAGATAGAAGAGATGGACATTGTATGGCAGTCGCCGGCGAACCCGCCGGAGCGTAAAGATTACATCTTTCGCAACG GGTGGCGCCATGTGAGACCTTACTACTTTGAGTTCATTGCCCAT gtTAAGAATAGGTGGGCTGGGAAGACCATTGTTGACTTGTTCACTGATGAGTTCAAAGGCCGGAATCGTGACTACTAT ATTAGTGCCGTTAAATGTGGGAGGATACAAGTTGATGGCCAACTTGTGCCAGTTTCGTTCATAGTTAAACCGTCGCAGAAGA GCCACTTCCTGCACAG GCATGAACCGCCAGTGATGACTTGGGATGTGAACATCCTTAAAACAGAACCTGATGTGGTCACCATTTGTAAACCTGCATCTATTCCG GTGCATCCATGTGGTCAGTATCGTAAGAACACAGTCGTTGGCATCCTGCAGGCAGAGCATGGCTTGGCACCTCTATTTC CGATTCATCGACTAGATCGTCTGGTCTCAGGACTCCTTATTTTGGCCAGAAGCGCAGCACAAGCTGACATTTTCAGGCAACAG ATTGAGGGAGGGATGGTTCATAAACAATACATTGCTAGAGTCATTGGAGAGTTTCCTGATGAGGAG CAAGTTGTAGATGCTAACATAAATCATAATGCTCGAGAAGGAAGGAGCTCTGCTGAG GTTGGTGATTCTTGTGGTAATGCTCACAGAAAGGGGAAGACTGCTTGTACAAAGTTTACTAGAATCAGTACAAATGGAATTCAGAGCATTGTCTTGTGTGAACCAGTCACTGGCCGAACCCATCAA ATACGTGTCAATTTGCAACACACAGGCCATCCAATAGCAAATGACAGTCTTTACCTGTCTAAACATGTTAGTGATCGCTCAGCTGAAGGAATGGGTGCTGATAGAGCTGCTGCTAATTCAGATCACTCTCCGGCTTCTGGTATTGGCGAAattaaatataattcgcatgaAGATTCTAGTGAGGAGTTCAGCATTGATCCAATGTGTACAAATTGTCCAAGTTTAGCTCCAAAAGG ATACGATTATCATGAAGAGGCTTTATGGTTACACTGTTTTAGATATTCTGGACCTGGATGGGTTTATGAATGCCCATCTCCGGATTGGGCATCACTTGGCTAG
- the LOC126794103 gene encoding membrane-anchored ubiquitin-fold protein 3-like, whose amino-acid sequence MPEEDLVDIKFRLYDGSDIGPFSYSSASTVDVLKQRVVSDWPKGKTMTPKTANEVKLMCFGKILENSKTVGQCKLPFGDVGGGGVMVMHVVVQPTIEKAKSDKKIDDLPRKVVCSCSIL is encoded by the exons ATGCCGGAGGAGGATTTGGTGGATATAAAGTTCAGGCTGTATGATGGGTCCGATATTGGGCCATTCAGCTACTCATCGGCGTCTACAGTCGATGTGCTTAAGCAGAGGGTCGTTTCTGATTGGCCCAAAG GCAAGACGATGACACCGAAGACTGCGAATGAAGTGAAGCTAAtgtgttttggtaaaatttTGGAGAACAGCAAGACAGTGGGGCAGTGTAAATTACCGTTTGGTGATGTTGGCGGTGGGGGAGTTATGGTAATGCATGTTGTTGTACAGCCAACTATAGAGAAAGCTAAATCAG ACAAGAAGATTGATGACTTGCCAAGAAAAGTTGTCTGTTCGTGTTCTATACTgtga
- the LOC126794093 gene encoding glutamate-1-semialdehyde 2,1-aminomutase, chloroplastic — translation MANTIAGVAVGISSATPRLSQRPIARPSRRFSTVKMTVSLDEKKKNFTLRKSEEAFNAAKELMPGGVNSPVRAFKSVGGQPVVIDSVKGSHMWDIDGNEYIDYVGSWGPAIIGHADDKVLAALAETMKKGTSFGAPCLLENVLAKMVIEAVPCIEMVRFVNSGTEACMGVLRLARAYTGRGKIIKFEGCYHGHADPFLVKAGSGVATLGLPDSPGVPKAATVDTLTAPYNDLSAVEALFQSNKGEVAAIILEPVVGNSGFITPTPDFLNGIRKLTKEHGSLLIFDEVMTGFRLSYGGAQEYFGITPDLTTLGKIIGGGLPVGAYGGRREIMEMVAPAGPMYQAGTLSGNPLAMTAGIHTLERLKQPGSYEHLNKITGDLIQGIIDAGKKAGHAICGGYISGMFGFFFTEGPVYNFDDAKKSDSAKFGRFYRGMLEEGVYFAPSQFEAGFTSLAHTPEDIHNTIAAAEKVFRQI, via the exons ATGGCCAACACGATCGCCGGCGTCGCCGTCGGGATTTCATCGGCAACTCCCAGGCTATCTCAGAGACCCATCGCGCGACCTTCCCGGCGGTTTTCCACCGTCAAAATGACCGTCTCGCTCgacgagaagaagaagaatttcaCTCTTCGAAAATCCGAGGAGGCCTTCAATGCCGCCAAG GAGTTGATGCCTGGAGGTGTGAATTCCCCCGTACGAGCTTTTAAATCTGTTGGCGGACAACCTGTTGTGATCGATTCTGTCAAGGGCTCTCACATGTGGGACATTGATGGCAATGAGTACATTGACTATGTTGGTTCTTGGGGACCTGCAATTATCGGGCACGCTGATGATAAg GTACTTGCAGCTCTAGCTGAAACAATGAAGAAAGGAACAAGCTTCGGTGCACCTTGTCTTCTAGAAAATGTTCTGGCAAAAATGGTAATTGAAGCTGTTCCATGCATTGAAATGGTTCGATTTGTTAACTCTGGCACAGAAGCCTGTATGGGTGTGCTCCGTCTGGCCCGTGCATATACTGGCCGAGGGAAGATTATTAAGTTTGAGGGCTGTTACCATGGCCATGCTGATCCATTCCTTGTCAAGGCTGGCAGTGGAGTTGCCACATTAGGACTTCCAGACTCACCAGGTGTTCCTAAAGCAGCGACTGTCGATACTCTAACAGCCCCATACAATGACTTGTCTGCCGTGGAAGCTCTCTTTCAAAGTAACAAAGGAGAAGTTGCGGCTATCATCCTTGAACCAGTAGTTGGGAACTCTGGTTTTATCACTCCAACCCCAGATTTCCTAAACGGAATACGCAAACTCACCAAAGAACATGGTTCTCTCCTCATTTTTGATGAAGTGATGACTGGGTTCCGTTTGTCATATGGTGGAGCTCAGGAATATTTTGGCATAACTCCTGATTTAACAACACTTGGGAAGATCATTGGTGGTGGTCTACCAGTTGGTGCATATGGTGGAAGGAGGGAGATTATGGAAATGGTGGCACCGGCAGGGCCTATGTATCAGGCCGGGACCTTGAGTGGTAATCCGCTAGCGATGACTGCTGGGATTCACACCCTTGAGAGGTTGAAGCAGCCAGGCAGCTACGAACACCTGAACAAAATTACAGGTGACCTTATTCAAGGTATTATAGATGCTGGGAAGAAGGCTGGACATGCAATTTGTGGTGGGTATATCAGTGGGATGTTTGGATTCTTCTTCACTGAAGGGCCTGTTTACAACTTCGATGATGCAAAAAAGAGTGATTCCGCAAAGTTTGGAAGATTTTATAGGGGAATGTTGGAGGAAGGTGTGTACTTTGCTCCCTCACAGTTTGAGGCTGGATTTACAAGCTTGGCGCATACTCCTGAGGACATCCATAATACGATAGCTGCTGCAGAGAAAGTTTTTAGGCAGATATAG
- the LOC126794101 gene encoding protein TAPETUM DETERMINANT 1-like, with protein sequence MRFAAAVIGTASLLVFGALVVVVLWSSPGFLKGGYGLIMESEAHDSVAATHRKLLVRGEENVEQPDRIWGEKCSRSDIVIDQGPTAPLPSGIPTYTVEIMNVCVTGCNISRIHLTCGWFSSATLVNPRVFKRLRYNDCLVNDGKPLVNGGTISFEYANTFLYPLKVSHVSCY encoded by the exons ATGCGATTCGCCGCGGCGGTTATCGGAACGGCGTCGTTGCTCGTCTTTGGAGctctggtggtggtggtgctgTGGAGCTCGCCTGGGTTTCTGAAAG GCGGTTATGGTTTGATCATGGAATCGGAAGCGCACGACAGTGTTGCTGCTACTCACCGGAAGCTTCTCGTCCGGG GGGAGGAAAATGTGGAGCAGCCGGATCGTATTTGGGGGGAGAAGTGTAGCCGGTCGGACATAGTCATCGACCAGGGCCCCACGGCACCGCTGCCGAGCGGCATTCCGACTTACACGGTGGAGATCATGAATGTGTGTGTCACGGGGTGTAACATTAGCCGGATTCACCTCACCTGCGGTTGGTTCAGCTCCGCCACGCTGGTGAACCCGAGAGTGTTCAAGCGGCTTCGATACAATGACTGCCTTGTGAACGACGGCAAGCCTCTGGTCAATGGCGGTACAATCTCTTTCGAGTATGCCAACACCTTCCTCTACCCGCTCAAGGTTTCTCATGTCTCCTGCTACTGA